The following proteins are encoded in a genomic region of Dioscorea cayenensis subsp. rotundata cultivar TDr96_F1 chromosome 8, TDr96_F1_v2_PseudoChromosome.rev07_lg8_w22 25.fasta, whole genome shotgun sequence:
- the LOC120266591 gene encoding laccase-11-like has product MANCFPSSCSLVKIMLISIVAFVSVLIPTSDAAVKKYQFDVVVKNVSRLCHAKPIVTVNGMYPGPTVYAREGDRVIITVTNHAQYNMSIHWHGLKQLRNGWADGPAYITQCPIQSGNSYTYDFNITGQRGTLWWHAHILWLRATVHGAVVIMPQVGVSYPFPQPHSEAELMLGEWWNADVETIENQGNILGLPPNMSDAHTINGKPGPLFPCSDKHTYALEVEWGKTYLLRIINAALNDELFFAIAGHSMTVVEIDSVYCKPFTTEALLIAPGQTTNVLVQANQSPGRYFMATRPFMDAPVPVDNKTATAILQYKGVPTTVLPLLPKLPAPNDTTFADSYLDKLRSLNIAQFPANVPLTVDRHLFYTIGLGANPCTTCLNGTRLTASLNNITFMMPKIGLLQAHYFNTKGVFRLDFPDKPVTPFNYTGAPLTANLGTSMGTRLSKVAFNSTVELVLQDTNLLTVESHPFHLHGYNFFVVGTGIGNFDPVKDPAKYNLIDPPERNTVGVPTGGWTAIRFRADNPGVWFFHCHLELHTTWGLKMAFVVENGNGPEQSVLPPPKDLPLC; this is encoded by the exons ATGGCTAATTGTTTCCCCTCAAGTTGTTCTCTTGTGAAGATTATGTTGATAAGCATTGTAGCATTTGTTTCAGTACTAATTCCAACTTCTGATGCTGCCGTGAAGAAGTATCAGTTTGAC GTGGTGGTGAAGAATGTTAGCAGGCTGTGCCATGCCAAACCAATTGTGACGGTGAACGGGATGTATCCTGGGCCAACGGTGTATGCAAGAGAAGGTGATAGAGTTATCATCACTGTCACCAACCATGCTCAGTATAACATGTCCATCCATTG GCATGGATTGAAGCAATTGAGGAATGGATGGGCAGATGGACCGGCTTACATCACCCAATGTCCGATTCAGAGTGGCAACAGCTACACATATGACTTTAACATCACAGGACAAAGAGGCACATTGTGGTGGCATGCTCACATCTTATGGCTCAGAGCCACTGTTCATGGAGCCGTTGTGATCATGCCTCAAGTAGGAGTCTCATATCCATTCCCACAGCCTCACTCAGAAGCAGAGCTAATGTTGGGTGAATGGTGGAATGCTGATGTTGAGACTATTGAGAATCAAGGCAACATTCTTGGTTTGCCTCCAAACATGTCTGACGCTCACACCATCAATGGCAAACCTGGCCCTCTCTTTCCATGCTCAGATAAAC ACACTTATGCACTGGAGGTGGAATGGGGAAAAACATACCTCCTCCGGATCATCAACGCTGCACTCAACGACGAGCTCTTCTTCGCCATCGCCGGCCACAGCATGACTGTGGTGGAGATCGACTCCGTCTACTGCAAACCATTCACCACAGAAGCACTCCTCATTGCACCAGGCCAGACGACGAATGTCCTAGTCCAAGCAAATCAATCACCGGGACGTTATTTCATGGCCACACGACCATTCATGGACGCCCCTGTGCCGGTGGACAACAAAACGGCGACGGCCATCCTCCAATACAAGGGAGTGCCAACTACTGTCCTTCCTCTTCTCCCCAAACTCCCTGCACCCAATGATACCACCTTTGCTGACAGCTACCTTGATAAGCTCCGCAGCCTTAACATAGCTCAGTTCCCGGCCAACGTGCCGCTCACCGTCGACCGCCACCTCTTCTACACAATCGGACTGGGTGCGAACCCTTGCACAACTTGTTTGAATGGCACCAGACTCACTGCCTCACTTAACAACATCACCTTCATGATGCCTAAGATCGGTTTGCTTCAAGCTCACTACTTCAATACCAAGGGTGTTTTCCGGCTGGATTTTCCTGACAAACCAGTGACACCGTTTAATTACACCGGTGCACCGTTGACGGCGAACCTCGGGACTTCGATGGGGACGAGGCTGAGCAAGGTGGCGTTTAACTCAACGGTGGAGTTGGTGCTGCAGGACACCAATCTTCTGACGGTGGAGTCTCATCCATTTCACTTGCATGGCTACAACTTCTTTGTTGTTGGGACTGGTATTGGCAACTTTGACCCGGTAAAAGATCCGGCCAAATATAACTTGATTGATCCGCCGGAGAGGAACACTGTCGGTGTGCCTACCGGAGGTTGGACTGCTATTAGATTCAGAGCTGATAATCCAG GTGTTTGGTTCTTCCACTGCCATTTAGAACTACACACAACTTGGGGCTTGAAAATGGCATTTGTGGTGGAGAATGGAAATGGACCAGAGCAGTCTGTATTGCCTCCACCAAAGGATCTTCCTCTTTGTTAG
- the LOC120266471 gene encoding ESCRT-related protein CHMP1B-like, with the protein MGNTEKLMNQIMELKFTSKSLQRQARKCEKEEKAEKLKVKKAIEKGNMDGARIYAENSIRKRSEQMNYLRLSSRLDAVVARLDTQAKMQTVGKSMGSIVKALDASLATGNLQKMSETMDQFERQFVNMEVQAEFMEGAMAGSTSLSTPEGEVNSLMQQVADDYGLEVSVGLPQAAAHAIPAKEKEKVDDDDLSRRLAELKSRG; encoded by the coding sequence ATGGGGAACACGGAGAAGCTGATGAATCAGATCATGGAACTCAAGTTCACGTCCAAGAGCCTTCAGCGCCAAGCGCGCAAGTgcgagaaggaggagaaggccGAGAAGCTCAAGGTCAAGAAGGCCATCGAGAAGGGCAACATGGATGGCGCCCGCATCTACGCTGAGAACTCCATCCGCAAGCGCAGCGAGCAGATGAACTACCTCCGACTTTCCTCCCGTCTTGATGCCGTCGTCGCCCGCCTTGACACTCAGGCCAAGATGCAGACAGTTGGAAAGTCCATGGGATCTATTGTCAAGGCTCTTGATGCTTCCCTCGCCACCGGTAATCTTCAGAAGATGTCTGAGACTATGGACCAGTTCGAGCGCCAGTTTGTCAACATGGAGGTTCAGGCCGAGTTCATGGAGGGAGCCATGGCCGGATCCACGAGTTTGTCGACGCCTGAGGGGGAGGTCAACAGCCTCATGCAACAGGTCGCTGATGACTATGGGCTTGAGGTCTCCGTTGGGCTGCCACAGGCTGCTGCACATGCTATACCGgccaaggagaaggagaaggttgATGACGACGATCTCTCGCGCCGCCTTGCAGAGCTCAAGTCCCGAGGCTAG
- the LOC120267596 gene encoding protein POLAR LOCALIZATION DURING ASYMMETRIC DIVISION AND REDISTRIBUTION-like: MDKDRSCSGGPIPAYSPRFLLSRWLSPSEDGSLGCRVRFPRHGGKKRREGKGGNREESESDGLRVVESLEVKEVVEQCGKETFDSSGHESKDVSSLNLGMGVGLIFLLVRSTTEFNKMTELRKEMEVLLRDVECEIQKKDAVSTLADSSSISFSVSDCSRNKNTSGNYRSSLCAIRTHCPTEFDGSRSKCEIISETTQYLKMDQMEAELEAEFQRLRLGLEDDNSSVLPQHLETQLADGGSSPTESLSEIFDGDDDINNEDSNEQFGVSPHELERKLHELLEAQQQERIAELESALELAEQRLQEKEMEICWWRDTAKLASQRKDAALNRFAP, translated from the exons ATGGATAAGGATAGGAGTTGCAGTGGCGGTCCTATTCCAGCATATTCTCCTCGGTTCTTGCTCTCCCGGTGGCTCAGTCCTTCAGAAGATGGGAGTTTGGGGTGTAGGGTTAGGTTCCCTAGGCATGGTGGGAAGAAGAGGAGGGAGGGAAAGGGTGGAAATAGAGAGGAGAGTGAGAGTGATGGATTGAGAGTGGTGGAGAGTTTGGAGGTGAAGGAAGTAGTGGAACAATGTGGGAAAGAGACCTTTGATTCATCAg GGCATGAGTCCAAGGATGTTTCGTCTCTTAACTTAGGCATGGGTGTTGGTCTAATTTTCCTCCTTGTGAGGAGTACAACTGAGTTTAACAAGATGACTGAATTGCGGAAGGAGATGGAAGTGCTGCTAAGAGATGTTGAGTGTGAAATTCAAAAGAAAGATGCAGTGTCTACTCTTGCAGACTCAAGTAGCATTTCTTTCTCTGTATCAGATTGTTCgaggaataaaaatacaagtGGAAACTATAGATCTTCGCTTTGTGCTATAAGAACACATTGTCCTACTGAATTTGATGGTAGTCGGTCAAAGTGTGAGATAATTTCTGAAACCACACAGTACCTGAAAATGGATCAAATGGAAGCAGAGCTTGAAGCTGAATTTCAAAGACTGCGTCTCGGTCTGGAAGATGATAACTCATCAGTGCTTCCACAACATCTAGAGACACAG TTGGCCGATGGTGGCAGCAGTCCTACTGAAAGCTTGAGTGAAATCTTTGATGGAGACGACGACATTAACAACGAAGACAGCAATGAACAATTCGGAGTTTCTCCACATGAACTTGAGAGAAAATTGCATGAGCTTTTAGAGGCACAACAGCAAGAAAGGATAGCCGAGCTGGAGTCCGCATTGGAACTTGCCGAGCAAAGacttcaagaaaaagaaatggagaTTTGTTGGTGGAGAGACACTGCAAAACTAGCTTCACAACGTAAAGATGCAGCACTTAATCGGTTTGCACCATAA
- the LOC120267433 gene encoding bHLH transcription factor RHL1-like translates to MQPCSREMQAMALQELQIAAHDDFFDQMLSSLPPSWPDLGNPKSPWDLAGKPQDDPAGEYPPYDESSLLASRLRQHQISGGGGSGGSPAEKSMGLHLAQHQQMMLAAGMGRSSPVGAGDGGLIPMPLSLGNGGSSDSRLLLDRSRDEVDAAFKPPNSTGSEGIYNGFSSGSAQRMAQAANQQHFQGSPVPSQSFGAAPPSSGNTTTQAAAAPPRQRVRARRGQATDPHSIAERLRRERIAERMKALQELVPNANKTDKASMLDEIIDYVKFLQLQVKVLSMSRLGGAAAVAPLVADVSSEAGRGGGGGSGGSDSLAVTEHQVAKLMEEDMGSAMQYLQGKGLCLMPISLASAISSATARTTSSLIPSSLNHINSNNNNGGVGAGINGGDGPSSPSMSVLTVQSAMGAGSDTMKDAASVSKP, encoded by the exons ATGCAGCCTTGCAGCAGAGAAATGCAAGCGATGGCTCTTCAGGAGCTCCAGATCGCCGCGCATGATGATTTCTTTGACCAGATGCTCTCTAGCCTCCCTCCGTCGTGGCCGGATCTCGGAAACCCGAAGTCGCCGTGGGATCTCGCTGGAAAACCCCAAGATGACCCCGCGGGGGAGTACCCGCCGTACGACGAGTCATCGCTGCTTGCGTCGCGGCTGAGGCAGCACCAGATTAGTGGTGGTGGAGGGAGTGGGGGATCGCCGGCGGAGAAGAGCATGGGGCTCCATCTCGCTCAGCATCAGCAGATGATGCTCGCGGCGGGGATGGGACGATCGTCTCCAGTCGGTGCCGGCGACGGTGGCTTGATCCCGATGCCGCTGAGCCTTGGCAACGGCGGATCCTCCGATTCGAGACTTCTCCTGGACCGATCTCGCGACGAGGTCGACGCCGCCTTCAAACCCCCTAATTCCACC GGAAGCGAAGGAATCTACAACGGATTCAGCTCCGGATCGGCGCAGCGCATGGCGCAAGCGGCAAATCAGCAGCATTTCCAG ggTTCGCCGGTCCCATCTCAAAGCTTCGGAGCAGCGCCGCCGTCCTCTGGCAACACCACGACGCAAGCGGCGGCCGCGCCGCCACGTCAGCGCGTTAGGGCTCGGCGTGGCCAAGCCACTGACCCTCACAGCATCGCCGAAAGG CTGCGCAGGGAGAGGATAGCAGAACGGATGAAAGCTTTGCAGGAGCTGGTGCCTAACGCCAACAAg ACTGACAAGGCGTCGATGCTGGATGAGATCATCGACTACGTAAAATTCCTCCAGCTCCAAGTCAAG GTTCTCAGCATGAGCCGGTTAGGTGGCGCCGCTGCTGTTGCCCCTCTTGTCGCCGATGTCTCCTCTGAG gCGGGAAGAGGCGGCGGAGGAGGGAGTGGGGGCAGCGATAGCTTAGCAGTAACGGAACATCAAGTGGCAAAGTTAATGGAAGAAGACATGGGGTCAGCAATGCAGTATTTACAAGGGAAAGGGCTGTGTCTTATGCCCATCTCTCTTGCATCAGCCATCTCTTCAGCTACTGCTCGCACCACATCCAGCCTCATCCCATCATCTCTCAACCATATTAACAGTAACAATAACAATGGTGGTGTTGGTGCTGGTATTAATGGTGGTGATGGACCTTCATCTCCAAGTATGTCAGTGCTAACAGTGCAGTCAGCCATGGGTgctggctctgataccatgaaAGATGCGGCTTCTGTTTCTAAGCCATGA